The following coding sequences are from one Halobaculum magnesiiphilum window:
- a CDS encoding STAS/SEC14 domain-containing protein, which translates to MFEVLDETNENLIAIRVGKGTRTGYQELYSLLVEKSDQYGHIHVYEEVPNWTFGTFLTHLHGVVPDLRYGPDFDIDRYAAVGDTRWAKLLFDWWYAIRTIWPVAPNEMRYFDGKKREQALGWLREEI; encoded by the coding sequence ATGTTCGAAGTGTTGGACGAGACGAACGAGAACCTCATTGCGATTCGCGTCGGGAAGGGCACGCGAACAGGCTATCAAGAGCTGTACTCGCTCCTCGTCGAAAAGAGCGACCAGTACGGGCATATCCACGTGTACGAGGAAGTTCCGAACTGGACGTTCGGGACGTTTCTCACACACCTCCACGGGGTGGTTCCCGATCTCCGGTACGGCCCCGACTTCGATATCGACCGGTACGCCGCAGTCGGCGATACACGATGGGCGAAACTCTTGTTTGACTGGTGGTATGCAATCCGGACGATCTGGCCAGTCGCTCCCAACGAAATGCGATATTTTGACGGCAAGAAACGCGAGCAAGCTCTCGGCTGGCTTCGAGAGGAAATTTAG
- a CDS encoding arylsulfotransferase family protein: MNAIPNGAVPDLRRGSYLILFGVVLFVLTLVSSAMLAPAIGTASETDQTSRTLVGSQGGGPGWHEYGSVYLLNGTNTTWRESSADSYFDVTQTENGTVLAGFMDSGYASCGPYESPCTRTGFRVIDPGQDTRVLSEYSFPVRTNKNSEVHDVERLESGEYLVTDMEYERIFTVKNGEVTWQWNASSFYDAPQDPTTTDWLHINDVDVISTGRYLVSVRNANQLLVIERGEGVVDVINEDTNDSNDANCRKSGQLADYDGDGDIRCGDPDVLNHQHNPQWLGDDAVLVADSENDRVVELHRTEAGEWEPAWALDQVEGVAFDWPRDADRLPNGNTLITDTLNRRLVEVDESGTVVWSVRTERIPYEADRLPYGEPVGAPKYTTNGSGVDSTDAGVPGLSLLLVGLRAVVPSTPFWFGEPQLGLTLVSALLIVGGGVDRIRN; this comes from the coding sequence ATGAACGCCATTCCGAATGGTGCCGTTCCTGATCTCCGTCGGGGTAGCTACCTAATCCTTTTCGGCGTGGTTCTGTTCGTTCTCACGCTTGTTAGCAGTGCAATGCTCGCCCCTGCGATTGGGACGGCTTCGGAGACAGACCAGACGTCCCGGACCTTGGTCGGGTCTCAGGGGGGTGGCCCAGGCTGGCACGAATACGGTAGCGTCTACCTCCTCAACGGTACGAACACTACCTGGCGCGAATCGAGTGCTGATAGCTATTTCGACGTCACACAAACGGAGAACGGAACAGTGTTAGCCGGGTTCATGGACAGCGGGTACGCTTCGTGCGGACCGTACGAGTCTCCCTGTACCCGAACGGGATTCCGAGTCATTGACCCCGGACAAGACACTCGGGTGCTTTCGGAGTACAGCTTCCCGGTGCGAACGAACAAGAACAGCGAAGTCCACGATGTCGAACGACTCGAATCGGGAGAATACTTGGTCACCGATATGGAGTACGAGCGTATCTTTACTGTCAAGAACGGCGAAGTCACGTGGCAGTGGAATGCGAGTTCGTTCTACGACGCTCCACAAGATCCGACGACGACCGACTGGCTGCACATCAACGACGTGGACGTCATCAGCACCGGGCGCTATCTCGTCTCAGTACGCAATGCCAACCAGCTTCTCGTCATCGAGCGCGGAGAAGGCGTCGTCGACGTCATCAACGAGGACACGAACGATTCGAACGATGCCAACTGTCGTAAATCAGGCCAGTTAGCCGACTATGATGGTGATGGCGATATTCGATGTGGTGACCCCGACGTGCTCAACCACCAGCACAACCCACAGTGGCTCGGAGATGATGCCGTCCTCGTCGCTGACAGCGAGAACGACCGGGTTGTCGAGCTCCATCGAACGGAGGCCGGTGAGTGGGAGCCAGCGTGGGCCTTAGATCAGGTTGAGGGGGTCGCATTCGATTGGCCTCGGGATGCAGATCGGCTCCCGAACGGAAACACGCTCATCACCGACACGCTCAACCGGCGACTCGTCGAGGTCGACGAATCCGGAACTGTCGTCTGGAGCGTTCGAACAGAGCGTATCCCATACGAAGCCGACCGACTTCCCTACGGTGAGCCTGTTGGAGCCCCGAAGTATACGACTAACGGAAGCGGCGTCGACAGCACTGACGCCGGCGTGCCGGGCCTCTCACTACTCCTGGTCGGGCTTCGGGCCGTTGTTCCCTCGACGCCGTTCTGGTTCGGGGAACCACAACTCGGCCTGACGCTTGTCTCTGCGCTCCTCATTGTCGGCGGCGGAGTTGACCGAATTCGTAACTAA
- a CDS encoding DUF7521 family protein produces MNGVITAIAVVKFVILLLGGGITYIAFKAYRRTGADSLRVLGVGFGIITLGAILTGVANQFFSVGLALGVLINSLFVALGLAVIMYSLYIQK; encoded by the coding sequence ATGAACGGCGTCATCACGGCGATTGCAGTCGTCAAGTTCGTAATCCTGCTTCTCGGTGGCGGGATCACCTACATTGCATTTAAGGCCTATCGGCGTACGGGTGCGGACTCGCTACGTGTCCTTGGTGTCGGGTTCGGTATCATCACACTCGGGGCAATCCTGACTGGCGTGGCCAACCAGTTCTTTTCTGTCGGATTGGCACTCGGCGTGCTCATCAACAGCCTGTTCGTCGCGCTTGGTCTCGCGGTCATCATGTACTCGCTGTATATCCAGAAATGA
- a CDS encoding winged helix-turn-helix domain-containing protein: protein MGDNSVSSEDPPGLQDVLDALDDPACRTILRETIEPMTANELLDACDIPKSTLYRKLELLSSASLVREQETINPGGGRVTYYERSFEDVTISMDDSGTFSVNVDRPPQSTDERLADIWSMMGDEV, encoded by the coding sequence ATGGGAGATAATTCAGTGTCTTCCGAGGACCCTCCAGGGCTGCAGGATGTCCTCGATGCGCTGGATGATCCCGCGTGTCGGACTATTCTCCGGGAAACTATCGAACCAATGACTGCGAACGAGCTCCTCGACGCATGTGACATCCCCAAGTCGACGCTGTATCGAAAATTAGAACTCCTCAGTTCCGCTTCCCTCGTTCGAGAACAAGAGACGATCAACCCTGGAGGTGGACGGGTTACCTACTACGAACGGTCGTTCGAGGATGTCACGATCTCTATGGACGACTCAGGTACGTTTTCAGTGAATGTCGATCGGCCACCGCAATCTACCGACGAACGGCTTGCAGATATCTGGTCGATGATGGGGGACGAAGTATGA
- a CDS encoding transcriptional regulator, with amino-acid sequence MTEFSIQTEVEVLEVLVDESPCHVMEITNIVDGHPITIDQACAHLHSEGCIVPRGRGLYEITDAGEQRLETQQES; translated from the coding sequence ATGACCGAGTTCTCAATACAGACCGAGGTCGAAGTATTGGAGGTGCTCGTTGACGAGTCACCTTGCCATGTGATGGAGATCACTAATATCGTCGATGGGCACCCGATCACTATCGACCAAGCGTGTGCTCATCTCCACAGTGAGGGCTGTATTGTTCCGCGCGGGAGGGGTCTCTACGAGATTACCGACGCCGGCGAACAACGACTCGAAACTCAACAGGAATCATAG
- a CDS encoding transcription initiation factor IIB produces the protein MMAQEHTQERSIERDREVKSANDNTCPECQGRVTRNSDSGEATCESCGLVFEDDPIDHGPEWRAFTSDERDEKSRVGAPTTQLMHDKGLSTTIGWQDKDAYGQAVSGRKRAQLQRLRTWDERFRTKDAHERNLKQALGEISRMASALGLPESVRETAGVLYRRAVEQNLLPGRSIEGMSTASLYAAARQHGMPRPLTEFADVSRVEKIRIQRAYRYLSRELGLEIEPEDPMQYIPQFASSLDVSDEAERRSRELLEVATDNAVHSGKSPAGLAAAALYAATHLTNEQLTQETVSEVAHVSRVTIRNRYQELLEVYAQHD, from the coding sequence ATGATGGCTCAAGAACATACCCAGGAACGATCAATTGAACGCGACCGTGAGGTGAAGTCTGCTAACGACAACACCTGTCCCGAGTGTCAGGGCCGTGTTACCCGGAACAGCGACAGCGGCGAGGCGACCTGCGAAAGCTGTGGGTTGGTTTTTGAAGATGATCCAATCGACCACGGCCCGGAGTGGCGTGCATTCACCTCGGACGAACGCGATGAAAAGAGTCGGGTCGGTGCGCCGACGACGCAGCTGATGCACGACAAGGGCCTGAGTACGACTATCGGCTGGCAGGACAAAGATGCCTACGGCCAAGCCGTCTCCGGTCGCAAACGTGCTCAATTACAGCGCCTTCGGACGTGGGACGAGCGGTTCCGGACGAAGGATGCCCACGAGCGGAATCTCAAGCAAGCGCTCGGGGAGATCAGCCGGATGGCGTCCGCTCTAGGACTTCCGGAATCGGTTCGGGAAACTGCAGGCGTCCTGTATCGGCGTGCTGTCGAGCAGAACCTGCTCCCCGGTCGCTCGATCGAGGGTATGTCGACGGCGTCGTTGTACGCGGCTGCTCGACAGCATGGAATGCCACGGCCGCTGACGGAGTTCGCCGATGTCAGCCGTGTCGAGAAAATCAGGATCCAGCGAGCGTACCGATATCTGTCCCGAGAACTTGGGCTGGAGATCGAGCCGGAGGATCCCATGCAATATATCCCACAATTCGCGTCATCGCTTGACGTGAGCGACGAAGCAGAACGGCGCTCTCGAGAACTGCTTGAGGTAGCTACAGATAATGCCGTCCACAGTGGAAAGAGTCCAGCCGGATTGGCGGCTGCCGCTCTGTATGCTGCGACCCACCTCACGAACGAGCAGCTCACACAGGAGACGGTGAGTGAGGTCGCCCACGTGAGTCGAGTCACGATCCGGAATCGATACCAAGAGCTTCTCGAGGTGTACGCGCAGCATGACTGA
- a CDS encoding COX15/CtaA family protein, with protein MRTTISQIPVEYRHIAGFTLLVTYIVMLLGAYTSAIGAGLSCPDWPTCYGTWVPFLQPEIITNSPYSALQIFAEWAHRGLAMTAGVLIVGTTVGAWVTHRNTPIVKWSATAALVLLPLQVILGGLTVTEDLQPIIVTTHLGVAILILLCLLTTFLVAYLRR; from the coding sequence GTGCGAACCACGATTTCACAGATTCCGGTCGAGTACAGGCATATCGCCGGGTTCACGCTACTAGTGACGTATATCGTGATGCTTCTCGGCGCCTACACTAGTGCAATCGGTGCTGGACTTTCCTGTCCCGATTGGCCGACCTGCTACGGGACGTGGGTTCCCTTCCTTCAACCCGAGATCATTACTAACTCGCCATACTCTGCACTCCAAATCTTCGCTGAGTGGGCTCACCGTGGACTGGCGATGACGGCCGGGGTTCTGATCGTCGGCACGACCGTTGGAGCATGGGTGACACACCGGAATACACCGATTGTCAAATGGTCGGCCACGGCCGCTCTCGTCCTCCTTCCGTTACAGGTTATCCTCGGAGGATTGACCGTCACGGAAGATCTCCAACCGATCATCGTGACGACCCATCTCGGCGTGGCAATTCTCATTCTCCTCTGTCTCCTGACGACCTTCCTCGTCGCATATCTCCGCCGCTGA
- a CDS encoding thioredoxin domain-containing protein, translated as MTAHTCPICTDQFETAGAARDHTWNVHSACHYCGEQLGDETDEQLYRHWLAAHPDDLSRVDYKRADAAVDSRTFSERLSEGGVGAAVGGLTRRQLLLAGGGAATAGLVIGATALSNNTSTEPEGGANAGGDTGAVATAPIPDSPSESRYATMGSADADVTVTYFGSWKCPYCAQFSTEMLSQLVTDYVEPGTIALKFRNLAYIGGDPFLGPDAPAAGQAGLAVWNTEPASYWAFHEYVFRNQPPESDQWATAERLVEFAQAAGVSETASIRTAIQENQYDDVLRATDRAASDTGVDATPTLLIDGTTVNPLGNEERTRQLIEDAAGSN; from the coding sequence ATGACTGCCCATACCTGCCCGATCTGTACAGATCAATTCGAAACAGCTGGAGCAGCGCGTGACCACACATGGAACGTTCACAGCGCCTGCCATTATTGTGGTGAACAACTCGGTGACGAGACTGACGAGCAGCTCTACAGACATTGGCTCGCCGCTCATCCCGACGACCTCTCACGTGTGGACTACAAACGGGCGGACGCAGCCGTCGATTCACGCACGTTCTCAGAGCGGCTCTCCGAGGGAGGTGTCGGAGCTGCTGTCGGAGGACTGACCCGCCGACAGCTTCTCCTCGCCGGCGGTGGTGCCGCCACTGCCGGTCTCGTGATCGGCGCCACCGCTCTCTCTAACAATACGAGTACTGAACCGGAGGGCGGTGCGAATGCTGGAGGTGATACGGGCGCCGTCGCCACTGCCCCGATTCCCGACTCGCCTAGCGAATCCCGGTATGCGACGATGGGGTCTGCTGATGCCGATGTCACGGTCACATACTTCGGGAGCTGGAAGTGTCCGTACTGCGCCCAGTTCAGTACGGAGATGCTTTCACAACTCGTGACGGACTACGTGGAACCAGGAACGATCGCGCTCAAGTTCCGCAATCTCGCATATATCGGTGGCGACCCATTTCTGGGCCCCGATGCACCCGCAGCCGGCCAAGCCGGGTTAGCTGTCTGGAACACCGAGCCAGCCTCGTACTGGGCGTTCCACGAATACGTGTTCCGGAATCAGCCACCCGAGAGCGACCAGTGGGCGACCGCCGAGAGACTGGTCGAGTTTGCTCAGGCCGCAGGCGTCTCCGAGACGGCGTCGATCCGCACGGCGATCCAAGAAAACCAGTACGACGACGTGCTGCGGGCGACTGACAGGGCTGCGAGCGATACCGGTGTCGACGCCACACCCACGCTCCTCATCGATGGCACGACGGTCAATCCACTCGGAAACGAAGAGCGAACAAGACAGTTGATCGAAGATGCAGCTGGATCAAACTGA
- a CDS encoding disulfide bond formation protein B, with product MQLDQTESWMSDGRFWLAGGAGVAAVATLGSLWFSLGLGLVPCTLCWYQRILMYPLVVVLGVAALESHNTIWRTVVPLSVVGASIAGYHSVLQATTASCTFAGPCAVVQWQAPVLGLTIPNLSLIAFVLVTITVLAGSNLVEPERQL from the coding sequence ATGCAGCTGGATCAAACTGAGTCATGGATGTCCGACGGACGATTCTGGCTTGCAGGCGGGGCAGGCGTCGCGGCAGTTGCGACCCTGGGAAGCCTCTGGTTCAGTCTCGGCCTCGGTCTCGTTCCGTGTACCCTCTGCTGGTATCAACGTATCCTCATGTATCCGCTTGTCGTCGTTCTTGGCGTTGCCGCTCTCGAGAGCCACAACACAATCTGGCGAACGGTCGTGCCACTATCCGTGGTGGGAGCTTCAATCGCGGGATATCACTCCGTACTCCAAGCAACGACGGCCTCATGCACCTTTGCTGGTCCCTGTGCAGTCGTCCAGTGGCAGGCTCCGGTGCTCGGACTCACGATTCCGAATCTCTCACTGATCGCGTTCGTGCTCGTTACAATTACAGTCCTCGCTGGATCGAACCTCGTTGAACCTGAACGTCAGCTATGA
- a CDS encoding CPBP family intramembrane glutamic endopeptidase, with product MSTFFLQGVTFGGIAVLYLKGRDLGLRFVPVRLPDKRDGAVIVGGSIAILGLLFVASSVITALGLNSAQNQIVEVGRQNPSVFLLLIPLQFLLVGPGEELLFRGLVQGTLRESLHPARAIILASALFASIHLFSLSGEGKLVYIGIAFVLALVLGAAYEYTDNLTVPAVIHGTYNAVQFAGAYLTATGGL from the coding sequence GTGAGCACGTTCTTCCTCCAAGGAGTGACGTTTGGGGGCATCGCCGTCCTCTATCTCAAAGGCCGTGATCTCGGATTGCGATTCGTCCCAGTTCGTCTCCCTGACAAGCGTGATGGGGCGGTGATTGTCGGGGGGAGTATAGCGATCCTGGGGTTGCTCTTTGTGGCGTCCTCAGTAATCACGGCCCTCGGTCTGAACTCGGCTCAGAATCAGATCGTCGAAGTCGGGCGACAAAATCCGAGTGTATTCCTTCTTCTCATCCCGCTCCAATTCCTATTGGTCGGTCCGGGAGAAGAACTGTTGTTCCGGGGCCTCGTACAGGGTACCCTACGTGAAAGTCTCCATCCGGCTCGTGCAATTATCCTCGCAAGCGCTCTGTTCGCATCGATCCATCTCTTCTCGTTGTCAGGGGAAGGCAAACTGGTGTACATCGGTATCGCATTCGTCCTAGCCTTAGTACTGGGAGCAGCGTACGAGTATACGGACAACCTCACAGTGCCGGCTGTGATTCACGGGACGTATAACGCGGTGCAGTTCGCAGGGGCCTATCTGACGGCGACGGGCGGACTCTAA
- a CDS encoding DUF7333 family protein, with translation MEFDFVRSVAPLVVIVAVAAIALTTVMTSSTVFMMVLPSMIIFSVIAFFLGMKHGEFRASP, from the coding sequence ATGGAATTCGACTTCGTGCGCTCGGTGGCTCCCCTCGTCGTTATTGTCGCCGTCGCGGCGATTGCGCTCACGACCGTGATGACTTCCTCGACAGTCTTCATGATGGTTCTGCCCTCAATGATTATCTTCTCGGTCATCGCGTTCTTCCTGGGAATGAAACATGGCGAGTTCCGCGCCAGTCCATAA
- a CDS encoding DUF7260 family protein, with product MTLAQGSWPTYTDAALDSVRQERREVERECQAFQRFRQRIQTADTQTPRFERSVVGVDQSLTSEEKSIRDTIEPWYYDTVMAVDHYGDVYGDSFEASLSAEFGVDVLVLISEATTFSPLIKQRLLEAAQQCIDNRRVFLETLKAEFTTLKDAQSTVQEIREAIAELDSTESQGISDTELTDRYDTLHTLTDECKSWIQQRQEVIHAHRIDRSADVDAYTDLCSYLYEGLEVDYPVLAMFVDLLEIISQYE from the coding sequence ATGACGCTCGCACAAGGCTCGTGGCCGACATACACGGATGCTGCCCTCGATAGTGTTCGGCAGGAACGACGCGAGGTCGAGCGCGAGTGTCAAGCTTTCCAACGGTTTCGCCAGCGTATTCAGACTGCCGACACACAGACTCCTCGGTTCGAACGGTCCGTTGTTGGAGTGGATCAGAGCCTGACATCCGAAGAGAAGTCGATCCGTGATACTATCGAGCCGTGGTATTATGATACTGTGATGGCGGTCGACCACTACGGCGACGTGTACGGTGATTCGTTCGAGGCGAGCCTCAGTGCCGAGTTCGGGGTCGATGTGCTGGTTCTCATTTCAGAAGCGACTACGTTCTCACCGCTCATCAAACAACGACTCCTCGAGGCCGCACAGCAGTGTATTGACAACCGCCGGGTCTTTCTGGAGACGCTCAAGGCTGAATTCACTACGCTCAAAGACGCGCAATCTACAGTTCAAGAGATTCGAGAGGCGATAGCAGAACTTGATTCTACGGAATCACAGGGAATCTCAGATACTGAACTGACCGATCGATACGACACGCTTCACACGTTGACTGATGAATGTAAGAGTTGGATCCAGCAACGGCAGGAGGTAATCCACGCTCATCGAATCGATCGGTCGGCAGACGTGGATGCCTACACTGACCTCTGTTCGTATCTCTATGAGGGTCTGGAGGTTGATTATCCGGTGTTGGCGATGTTTGTCGATCTCTTGGAGATCATCTCCCAATATGAGTAG
- a CDS encoding plastocyanin/azurin family copper-binding protein: MERRQVLKTAGILATGGVTSLAGCSSGNGDGSGEPTTTETEETTGGSGGETAGGAGGSNTVMMVTEGSEYYFDPIGLFVESGETVTFEIQSGSHSATAYKQGTSSAEVTRIPDGAEAFNSEVLSEQGATYEHTFETTGTYDYFCIPHKSLGMVGRIVVGEPGGPAEGSMPPDGDVPESQTIVDQGSVSYSSFSG, translated from the coding sequence ATGGAGCGTCGACAGGTCCTCAAGACAGCCGGAATTCTCGCAACAGGTGGCGTAACCAGTCTCGCAGGTTGTAGTTCTGGAAACGGTGATGGTAGCGGTGAGCCGACTACGACCGAGACTGAGGAGACGACCGGCGGTTCGGGAGGAGAAACGGCCGGTGGCGCGGGGGGATCGAACACGGTTATGATGGTCACCGAAGGGAGCGAGTACTATTTCGATCCCATCGGTCTGTTCGTCGAATCCGGGGAGACAGTCACGTTCGAAATCCAGAGTGGGAGTCACTCAGCAACTGCCTACAAACAAGGAACGAGTTCAGCAGAGGTGACGCGGATTCCCGACGGAGCGGAAGCGTTCAACAGCGAGGTTCTGAGTGAACAAGGCGCAACGTACGAGCATACGTTCGAGACCACGGGCACGTACGATTATTTCTGTATCCCGCACAAGTCCCTGGGGATGGTTGGTCGGATTGTCGTTGGCGAACCCGGCGGTCCCGCGGAGGGGAGTATGCCGCCGGACGGAGACGTTCCCGAAAGCCAGACCATCGTCGATCAAGGCAGCGTCTCGTACAGCTCGTTCTCCGGGTAG
- a CDS encoding cytochrome ubiquinol oxidase subunit I — protein sequence MVDPVLASRLQFALTTIVHIIFPVMSMGLAPFLIYFTWKEIRTKQPVYEQLRRFWTRIFAVSFVVGTVTGLVLEFEFGTNFAAFSTTAGELFGGPLALEGMMAFMLEATFLGIFVFGRDRVSDRLYFLSSIAVGLGTWLSAVWILIANSWMQTPRGFEIVVENGNRIVKLTDPLAAYLNPRFPYMFIHMQNAAVESVALFMAGVAAYYVFRHHVWGYPIKHIDFWEKTLKIALAVLLITAPLQVIQGDEYARHVSETQPQKFAAMEAVWETDSYVPEYIVAFPTDVNDLLNPRTKDLFGIGIPGGASWLASGGNPQATIRGLESFSTKAPPVAIVFWAFRIMVALGFWFILLAVWGVYRWWRGELFEDDLLHKALMASSLLGFVAVEVGWIVTEVGRQPWVIQGVMRTSAGVSPSLTGAEATFTLLGFVAGYILLLSLYTYVVGRIIRAGPPPRDELTQSDAAHIQESEVTSGD from the coding sequence GTGGTTGATCCCGTTCTTGCGAGCCGACTCCAGTTTGCGCTCACCACGATCGTTCACATCATCTTCCCAGTGATGAGTATGGGCCTTGCACCGTTTCTCATCTATTTCACATGGAAAGAGATTCGGACCAAACAGCCGGTGTACGAACAGCTTCGTCGGTTCTGGACACGAATATTTGCGGTCAGCTTCGTCGTTGGAACGGTAACCGGACTCGTCCTCGAGTTCGAATTCGGAACGAACTTCGCCGCGTTCTCAACGACCGCGGGGGAGCTGTTTGGCGGCCCGCTCGCCCTGGAGGGAATGATGGCATTCATGCTTGAAGCCACGTTCCTCGGTATCTTCGTCTTTGGACGGGACCGGGTGTCTGACCGGCTGTACTTCCTGTCGAGTATCGCTGTCGGGCTCGGCACCTGGCTCTCAGCCGTCTGGATCCTCATCGCGAACTCGTGGATGCAGACGCCGCGTGGGTTCGAAATTGTCGTAGAGAACGGCAATCGAATTGTGAAGCTTACCGATCCGCTCGCGGCCTATCTCAACCCACGATTCCCTTATATGTTCATCCATATGCAGAACGCTGCTGTCGAGTCGGTCGCGCTCTTCATGGCCGGCGTTGCCGCCTACTACGTGTTCCGTCACCACGTCTGGGGGTATCCGATTAAACACATCGATTTCTGGGAGAAGACGCTCAAAATCGCACTCGCTGTCCTGCTCATCACGGCCCCACTGCAAGTGATTCAGGGTGATGAGTATGCCCGCCACGTCTCCGAAACCCAACCACAGAAATTCGCCGCGATGGAAGCCGTTTGGGAAACTGACTCCTACGTCCCCGAGTATATCGTCGCGTTCCCCACGGACGTTAATGACCTGCTGAACCCCCGTACAAAAGATCTCTTTGGCATCGGCATCCCGGGTGGCGCATCCTGGCTCGCGAGTGGAGGAAACCCACAGGCAACGATACGCGGCCTCGAATCCTTCTCAACGAAAGCTCCACCAGTGGCGATCGTCTTCTGGGCGTTCCGGATTATGGTGGCGCTCGGCTTCTGGTTCATTCTGCTGGCCGTCTGGGGCGTCTATCGATGGTGGCGTGGCGAACTCTTCGAGGATGACCTGCTGCATAAGGCGTTGATGGCGTCGTCTCTCTTGGGATTCGTCGCCGTAGAGGTCGGATGGATCGTCACCGAAGTCGGGCGACAACCGTGGGTCATTCAGGGGGTAATGAGGACGAGTGCCGGCGTCTCTCCGAGCCTCACAGGCGCCGAAGCAACGTTCACGCTCCTCGGATTCGTTGCTGGGTACATCCTGTTATTGAGCCTCTACACATACGTCGTCGGTCGTATCATCCGAGCGGGACCACCACCCCGGGACGAACTCACGCAGAGTGATGCTGCCCACATCCAAGAGTCAGAGGTGACGTCCGGTGACTAA
- the cydB gene encoding cytochrome d ubiquinol oxidase subunit II translates to MTNVESLATKPLFGLPLAELWFALLFFIFGMFLFLDGFDFGVGVLFATRNDDHEKEQLLAAVGPFWDGNEVWLVVFGGALFAAFPSVYANLFSRYYLLMFAILAALGLRGLAPEMYEEREDDRWRTLWGYSFVIGSTVTPFLLGLFVMNWLVGATGLITPVGVLGGVTVLVLTIVDGAAFLGLKTRGALRDEMRDYGIRAAVGYLGIAIITLGVIYVTEPGLRSSFRSITVVALVMLTATLTGIYTVALRRRRYYAAFAATATLVFGLVGLVATLLFPFVDRTAGLTVREAIISTLPLNIMSIMASVLLPIVLGYFVMLYSAFSGPVDTEETYG, encoded by the coding sequence GTGACTAATGTCGAATCGCTGGCTACGAAGCCCTTATTCGGATTGCCGCTCGCCGAACTCTGGTTCGCGCTGCTGTTTTTCATCTTTGGGATGTTCCTCTTTCTCGACGGCTTCGACTTCGGCGTAGGCGTCCTGTTTGCGACCCGTAACGACGATCACGAGAAAGAACAGCTGTTGGCGGCTGTCGGGCCGTTCTGGGACGGGAACGAGGTCTGGCTCGTCGTCTTCGGTGGGGCACTATTCGCGGCGTTTCCGTCCGTCTACGCGAATCTCTTCAGCCGGTACTATCTGTTGATGTTCGCGATTCTAGCCGCACTCGGTCTCCGAGGGCTTGCTCCAGAGATGTACGAGGAGCGTGAAGACGACCGCTGGCGGACACTCTGGGGCTATTCGTTCGTCATCGGGAGTACCGTGACACCGTTTCTGCTGGGGCTGTTCGTGATGAACTGGCTGGTCGGAGCGACCGGCCTCATCACCCCAGTGGGGGTCCTCGGTGGTGTCACAGTCCTTGTCCTCACGATTGTCGATGGTGCGGCGTTCCTCGGCCTGAAAACCCGTGGCGCTCTGCGAGATGAGATGCGAGACTACGGTATCCGAGCTGCCGTGGGCTATCTTGGTATCGCGATCATTACTCTCGGAGTGATATATGTCACTGAGCCAGGGCTGCGCTCCTCGTTCCGTTCGATCACCGTCGTCGCACTTGTGATGCTCACTGCTACCCTGACGGGAATCTATACCGTCGCGCTCCGTAGACGTCGGTACTACGCCGCGTTCGCGGCGACAGCCACACTCGTCTTCGGACTCGTGGGGCTTGTCGCAACCCTTCTGTTTCCCTTCGTGGATCGGACCGCAGGACTCACCGTCCGAGAGGCGATTATCTCTACGCTTCCACTCAATATTATGTCGATCATGGCGAGCGTGCTGCTCCCGATCGTCCTCGGCTACTTTGTCATGCTCTATTCAGCGTTCAGTGGTCCCGTCGATACCGAGGAAACCTACGGATGA